A stretch of Longimicrobium sp. DNA encodes these proteins:
- a CDS encoding relaxase/mobilization nuclease domain-containing protein has protein sequence MGAPVIGQTYPFGKGFLGLARYLEAGSSGEERDRVAWIESRNLPTTDPQTAARLMAATASLSLRTQRPVYHLSISFDPGDPVDRESMRYVADAVLRKLGLSGHEALIVAHKDTAHPNMHLVVNRVHPETRRAWENSWDWPKIEQALRAGEVELGFRIVPGRHGRVPGQQPARVLLRGDPAFLHRVAERAGPVLERARSWAEVHDGLAAVGLSVRVKGGGLVIHDDSHEVKASEVGFSRKTLEARFGKHSAHHFAQSRTVAGPSLAPASASAVPEPVREPEPEPEPVPAPQPEPVPLPVPPAAVRRQMEEAFAALVDEEADRLKEAGLRLKLQHAAEWFREAEAIRKTEKAVSEIVRAADAAAREVERLEALTRRATEATDVLQPALREVYAEPSKSKVAAHYRAKGLEDTVRILREKPEAFGKLRGVRPLWGLGLVRNTDEARRRARDLADLLETAARRVREKPTREALSAAQEHARKTLEAEVKAKEMRRALPHSSTAEETGIAVLRSVLAETRPTWAARELDRLLADHPEAAQRAARALQRALDAPRSIRRERGLGL, from the coding sequence TTGGGTGCTCCGGTGATCGGGCAGACGTACCCGTTCGGGAAAGGCTTCCTGGGGCTGGCGCGCTACCTGGAGGCGGGATCGTCCGGCGAGGAGCGCGACCGCGTTGCGTGGATCGAATCCCGCAACCTTCCCACCACCGACCCGCAGACCGCGGCGCGGCTCATGGCCGCCACGGCGTCCCTGTCGCTGCGGACGCAGCGCCCGGTCTATCACCTGTCCATCAGCTTCGATCCCGGCGACCCGGTAGACCGCGAGAGCATGCGCTACGTGGCGGACGCCGTGCTGCGCAAGCTAGGGCTCTCCGGTCACGAGGCCTTGATCGTGGCCCACAAGGACACGGCGCACCCGAACATGCACCTTGTGGTCAACCGCGTGCACCCGGAGACGCGCCGCGCGTGGGAAAACTCGTGGGACTGGCCGAAGATCGAGCAGGCGTTGCGGGCAGGGGAGGTAGAGCTTGGTTTCCGCATCGTGCCCGGCCGGCACGGGCGCGTTCCGGGGCAGCAGCCCGCGCGCGTGCTGCTGCGCGGCGATCCGGCGTTCCTGCACCGCGTGGCCGAGCGGGCTGGCCCGGTGCTGGAGCGCGCGCGCTCCTGGGCCGAGGTGCACGACGGGCTGGCGGCCGTGGGGCTGTCGGTGCGCGTGAAGGGCGGCGGGCTGGTGATCCACGACGACAGCCACGAAGTGAAGGCGTCCGAGGTCGGCTTCTCGCGCAAGACGCTGGAGGCCCGGTTTGGGAAGCACTCTGCGCACCACTTCGCGCAGTCACGCACCGTTGCGGGGCCGTCGCTCGCGCCCGCATCCGCTTCGGCCGTGCCGGAGCCGGTCCGCGAGCCTGAGCCGGAGCCCGAGCCCGTTCCGGCGCCGCAGCCTGAGCCGGTCCCGCTGCCGGTCCCGCCGGCGGCGGTGCGGCGGCAGATGGAGGAAGCCTTCGCCGCGCTAGTGGACGAGGAGGCCGACCGCCTGAAGGAGGCGGGGTTGCGCCTGAAGCTTCAGCACGCGGCCGAGTGGTTCCGCGAGGCGGAGGCGATCCGGAAGACGGAAAAGGCCGTCTCTGAAATCGTGCGCGCGGCGGACGCCGCCGCGCGCGAGGTGGAGCGGCTGGAGGCGTTGACCCGCCGGGCGACGGAAGCAACCGACGTGCTCCAGCCCGCCCTACGCGAGGTGTACGCCGAGCCGAGCAAGTCGAAGGTGGCCGCGCACTACCGCGCAAAGGGGCTGGAGGATACGGTGCGCATCCTCCGCGAGAAGCCGGAAGCGTTCGGGAAGCTGCGGGGTGTGCGCCCGTTGTGGGGGCTCGGTTTGGTGAGGAACACCGACGAGGCCCGCCGCCGTGCGCGCGACCTCGCCGACCTGCTGGAGACGGCCGCGCGGCGCGTGCGGGAGAAGCCGACGCGGGAAGCTCTCTCCGCCGCGCAGGAGCACGCCCGCAAGACGCTCGAGGCGGAGGTGAAGGCGAAAGAAATGCGGCGCGCCCTGCCGCACTCCAGTACGGCGGAGGAGACGGGGATTGCCGTGCTCCGGTCGGTGCTGGCCGAGACGCGCCCCACGTGGGCCGCGCGGGAGCTTGACCGGCTCCTGGCCGACCACCCCGAGGCCGCGCAGCGGGCGGCGCGGGCACTCCAGCGCGCGCTCGACGCCCCGCGTTCGATCCGGAGGGAGCGCGGGCTAGGGCTCTGA